One Sandaracinaceae bacterium genomic region harbors:
- a CDS encoding oxidative damage protection protein, translating to MADTVFCVKTQKEGEKLPRPPFPNELGQRIHDSISQDGWRLWIAHSTMLINEFRIDVSSKQGTEFLLKQCEEFFFGEGSELPPDFKPADASEDGEGS from the coding sequence ATGGCCGATACCGTGTTCTGCGTGAAGACTCAGAAAGAGGGAGAGAAGCTCCCCCGCCCCCCGTTCCCGAACGAGCTGGGGCAGCGCATCCACGACAGCATCTCTCAAGATGGCTGGCGGCTCTGGATCGCGCACTCGACGATGCTGATCAACGAATTCCGCATCGACGTCAGCTCGAAGCAGGGCACCGAGTTCCTCCTCAAGCAGTGTGAGGAGTTCTTCTTCGGCGAGGGCTCCGAGCTGCCGCCCGACTTCAAGCCGGCCGACGCCAGCGAGGATGGCGAAGGGTCGTGA
- a CDS encoding proprotein convertase P-domain-containing protein translates to MIERSWILSLALLTGCAAQTPAPTADDVDAKQEALEGAPCTEDAQCDGWEYCDRILCIPERGPCPARGACRAETRFYDNESTPIPDADPAGVARTIVVDRPASNVARLHVSATIRHTWRGDLRVVLRSPSGTERVLHDQTGGSEDDLSLTTDVTETFDGESAVGAWTLVVSDHARRDTGRIATWRLEFDFVDAAPTPEPGRGVWSRLVLPSTESAHPYANDLAQTWDLRPLSGGATRARLHFARLDVERGYDFVEVLNLTTGEVLDRFTGDLGELSTGEYPTGDLGVRLVTDGSVTGWGFAADWVEVFGLGCLEDADCGDGYQCPTEVVRCIRHPCFLSCVPSAPGGEGDACGADADCGEGLFCGTGGACMAQGSCDVVDDCNLPGNSWIHPLCIGGPTCEAATCGWRCDTTPIECTEGDVTDDGCNTCTCSGGRWACTERFCPPVGGPGSSCGAGETCDAGLSCDRGRTEGPSCVSSQPGVCEPGPAARLCPADYAPVCTCTGQTFTNDCARIGMAPWAHDGACTVDVAIPDADVDGITRTIDVLAPAGSTRARVQVQIDHTWRGDLVVWLDAPDGTRHVLTNREGRSADDFVDDRVLEVADAIGTWTLHVSDRASQDRGVLRFFNVLAQ, encoded by the coding sequence ATGATCGAGCGAAGCTGGATCCTGAGCCTGGCGTTGTTGACCGGCTGCGCCGCGCAGACGCCGGCGCCGACCGCGGACGACGTCGACGCCAAGCAGGAGGCCCTCGAGGGCGCGCCTTGCACCGAGGACGCGCAGTGCGACGGCTGGGAGTACTGCGACCGCATCCTGTGCATCCCCGAGCGTGGCCCGTGCCCCGCGCGCGGCGCCTGCCGCGCCGAGACGCGCTTCTACGACAACGAGAGCACGCCGATCCCCGACGCGGATCCGGCCGGCGTCGCGCGCACGATCGTCGTCGACCGCCCCGCCTCGAACGTCGCGCGGCTCCACGTCAGCGCCACGATCCGCCACACGTGGCGGGGAGATCTCCGCGTGGTGCTGCGCTCGCCCAGCGGCACCGAGCGCGTGCTCCACGATCAGACCGGCGGCAGCGAGGACGATCTGTCGCTCACCACCGACGTGACCGAGACCTTCGACGGTGAGAGCGCGGTCGGCGCCTGGACGCTCGTCGTCAGCGACCACGCCCGCCGCGACACGGGCCGCATCGCCACGTGGCGCCTCGAGTTCGACTTCGTGGACGCCGCCCCGACGCCCGAGCCCGGCCGCGGGGTGTGGAGCCGCCTCGTGCTCCCCTCGACCGAGAGCGCGCACCCCTACGCGAACGACCTCGCGCAGACCTGGGACCTCCGCCCGCTCTCGGGTGGCGCCACGCGCGCGCGCCTGCACTTCGCGCGGCTCGACGTCGAGCGCGGCTACGACTTCGTCGAGGTCCTGAACCTCACCACGGGCGAGGTGCTCGATCGCTTCACCGGCGACCTCGGGGAGCTGAGCACGGGCGAGTACCCGACGGGCGATCTCGGCGTGCGGCTCGTGACCGATGGCTCGGTGACCGGCTGGGGCTTCGCGGCCGACTGGGTGGAGGTCTTCGGCCTCGGCTGCCTCGAGGACGCCGACTGCGGCGACGGCTACCAGTGCCCGACCGAGGTCGTGCGCTGCATCCGCCACCCCTGCTTCCTGAGCTGCGTGCCGAGCGCGCCCGGCGGCGAGGGAGACGCCTGCGGGGCCGACGCGGACTGCGGCGAGGGCCTGTTCTGCGGCACGGGCGGCGCGTGCATGGCGCAAGGGAGCTGCGACGTGGTCGACGACTGCAACCTGCCCGGCAACAGCTGGATCCACCCGCTCTGCATCGGCGGCCCGACCTGTGAGGCCGCCACCTGCGGCTGGCGCTGCGACACCACGCCGATCGAGTGCACCGAAGGCGACGTGACCGACGACGGCTGCAACACGTGCACCTGTTCGGGCGGTCGCTGGGCCTGCACCGAGCGCTTCTGCCCGCCGGTCGGCGGCCCCGGCTCGAGCTGCGGCGCGGGCGAGACCTGCGACGCGGGGCTCAGCTGTGACCGCGGCCGCACCGAGGGGCCGAGCTGCGTCTCGAGCCAGCCTGGCGTGTGCGAGCCCGGGCCGGCCGCGCGCCTCTGCCCGGCCGACTACGCGCCGGTCTGCACGTGCACCGGGCAGACCTTCACCAACGACTGCGCGCGCATCGGCATGGCCCCCTGGGCCCACGACGGCGCGTGCACGGTGGACGTGGCCATCCCCGACGCCGACGTGGACGGGATCACGCGCACCATCGACGTGCTCGCCCCGGCGGGCTCGACGCGCGCGCGCGTGCAGGTCCAGATCGACCACACCTGGCGCGGAGATCTCGTCGTGTGGCTGGACGCGCCCGACGGCACGCGCCACGTGCTGACGAACCGCGAGGGTCGCTCCGCCGACGACTTCGTCGACGACCGCGTGCTCGAGGTGGCCGACGCGATCGGGACCTGGACGCTGCACGTGAGCGACCGGGCGAGCCAGGACCGCGGCGTCCTGCGCTTCTTCAACGTCCTGGCGCAGTGA
- a CDS encoding DNA mismatch repair protein MutS encodes MSEAREGAPSSPLSQHQALRDRFEKERAEQDQTDQRFSVVQLTLFGLASVLAGSGLFRGDWLLAAGGGGAFLVFLIVRAFQSRTIANRDRATTRRDLHMRHVQRMTGQWDALPEPYATIPPGHPYASDLDIVGKASLLQRIDTTHTAAGAKTLTGWLASPATREDIAARQASVLELAPLVDFRADLEGAVLDTGRERLDAGPFVEMMDKKGIYETKPWLKLVAPTLPLVTVGLLIAGNYVPGFPGWAFLIPLAIQIGIVRSTEARAREIYEAMGSKKGFVDAYANLFEAVEGHAFTSSLLRSAKERLQIEGAPPSKQMRRLDRWVSWYELREQGIVWIVVNPLLLWDLNCLIGIERWIRVVGRKCGEWFEVIGQIEALASLSVLKHQDLSATMPEVTEVDGGLVAEQIAHPLLPAHERVTNDVSIDGPGHCLIVTGSNMAGKSTLLRAVGVNIALALAGGPVIARSMKVPRVRLRASMRIADSLQTGASYFQAELARLRLVVSQAERRPPVFFLLDELLRGTNAKARHLGARAVVRHLLDRDAMGFVATHDVALSELEQERPGDVANVHFTDVIDDGVMTFDYRLRPGVVKTSNALRLLAQVGIEVDDEELVLTPALDLAAQDRESVPG; translated from the coding sequence GTGAGCGAAGCGCGCGAGGGCGCCCCATCCAGCCCCCTCTCCCAGCACCAGGCGCTCCGCGACCGCTTCGAGAAGGAGCGCGCGGAGCAGGATCAGACCGACCAGCGCTTCAGCGTCGTGCAGCTGACGCTCTTCGGCCTCGCCTCCGTGCTCGCGGGCTCCGGGCTCTTTCGCGGCGACTGGCTCCTCGCGGCGGGAGGCGGCGGCGCCTTCCTCGTCTTCCTGATCGTGCGCGCGTTCCAGAGCCGCACCATCGCCAACCGGGACCGCGCGACGACCCGCCGCGACCTCCACATGCGGCACGTGCAGCGCATGACGGGCCAGTGGGACGCGCTGCCCGAGCCGTACGCGACGATCCCGCCCGGGCACCCCTACGCCTCCGACCTCGACATCGTGGGCAAGGCGTCGCTGCTCCAGCGCATCGACACCACCCACACCGCGGCGGGCGCCAAGACGCTCACCGGCTGGCTGGCGTCCCCCGCCACGCGCGAGGACATCGCGGCGCGGCAGGCCTCGGTGCTGGAGCTGGCGCCGCTCGTCGACTTCCGCGCGGACCTCGAGGGCGCGGTGCTCGACACCGGGCGCGAGCGGCTCGACGCGGGGCCCTTCGTCGAGATGATGGACAAGAAGGGCATCTACGAGACCAAGCCGTGGCTGAAGCTCGTCGCCCCCACCCTCCCGCTCGTCACCGTCGGCCTGCTCATCGCGGGCAACTACGTGCCCGGCTTCCCCGGCTGGGCCTTCTTGATCCCGCTCGCCATCCAGATCGGCATCGTCCGCTCCACCGAGGCGCGCGCCCGCGAGATCTACGAGGCGATGGGCTCGAAGAAGGGCTTCGTCGACGCCTACGCGAACCTCTTCGAGGCCGTCGAGGGGCACGCCTTCACGTCGAGCCTGCTGCGGAGCGCGAAGGAGCGGCTCCAGATCGAGGGCGCGCCTCCGTCGAAGCAGATGCGCCGGCTCGACCGCTGGGTGAGCTGGTACGAGCTGCGCGAGCAGGGCATCGTCTGGATCGTCGTCAACCCGCTGCTGCTCTGGGACCTGAACTGCCTGATCGGCATCGAGCGCTGGATCCGGGTGGTCGGGCGCAAGTGTGGCGAGTGGTTCGAGGTCATCGGGCAGATCGAGGCGCTGGCCAGCCTCTCGGTGCTCAAGCACCAGGATCTCTCGGCCACGATGCCCGAGGTCACCGAGGTCGACGGCGGGCTCGTGGCGGAGCAGATCGCCCACCCGCTGCTCCCGGCCCACGAGCGCGTGACGAACGACGTGTCGATCGACGGCCCGGGCCACTGCCTGATCGTCACCGGCTCGAACATGGCGGGCAAGAGCACCCTCTTGCGCGCGGTGGGCGTGAACATCGCGCTCGCGCTCGCGGGCGGCCCGGTCATCGCGCGCTCCATGAAGGTGCCGCGCGTCCGGTTGCGGGCGAGCATGCGCATCGCCGACTCGCTCCAGACGGGCGCGAGCTACTTCCAGGCGGAGCTGGCCCGGCTGCGCCTCGTGGTGAGCCAGGCCGAGCGTCGGCCGCCGGTGTTCTTCCTGCTCGACGAGCTGCTGCGGGGCACCAACGCCAAGGCGCGCCACCTCGGGGCCCGCGCGGTCGTCCGTCACCTCCTCGATCGCGACGCGATGGGCTTCGTCGCCACCCACGACGTGGCCCTGAGCGAGCTCGAGCAGGAGCGCCCCGGCGACGTGGCGAACGTGCACTTCACGGACGTGATCGACGACGGCGTGATGACCTTCGACTACCGGCTGCGGCCGGGCGTGGTGAAGACGAGCAACGCGCTGCGGCTGCTCGCCCAGGTGGGCATCGAGGTCGACGACGAGGAGCTGGTCCTGACGCCGGCGCTGGACCTCGCGGCGCAGGACCGGGAGAGCGTGCCCGGCTGA